From a single Glycine soja cultivar W05 chromosome 19, ASM419377v2, whole genome shotgun sequence genomic region:
- the LOC114399669 gene encoding FT-interacting protein 3-like translates to MQRPPPEDFLLKETKPHLGGGKVSGDKLTSTYDLVEQMQYLYVRVVKAKDLPAKDVTGSCDPYTEVKLGNYKGTTRHFEKKSNPEWNQVFAFSKDRIQASILEVTVKDKDVVKDDFIGRVLFDLNEIPKRVPPDSPLAPQWYRLEDRKGDKAKGELMLAVWMGTQADEAFPEAWHSDAATVSGTDALANIRSKVYLSPKLWYLRVNIIEAQDLQPSDKGRYPEVFVKATLGNQTLRTRISQSRTINPMWNEDLMFVAAEPFEEPLILSVEDRVAPNKEESLGRCAIPLQMVDRRLDQKPVNTKWYNIEKHIVIMEGEKKKEIKFSSKIHMRICLEGGYHVLDESTHYSSDLRPTAKQLWKSSIGVLELGILSAHGLMPMKTKDGKGTTDAYCVAKYGQKWVRTRTIIDSFAPRWNEQYTWEVFDPCTVITIGVFDNCHLHGGDKPGGSKDSKIGKVRIRLSTLETDRVYTHSYPLLVLNPNGVKKMGEIHLAVRFTCSSLLNMMHMYSLPLLPKMHYIHPLTVSQLDNLRHQATQIVSMRLSRAEPPLRKEIVEYMLDVGSHMWSMRRSKANFFRIMGVLGGLIAVGKWFDQICNWKNPITTVLIHILFIILVMYPELILPTIFLYLFLIGVWYYRWRPRHPPHMDTRLSHADSAHPDELDEEFDTFPTTRASDIVRMRYDRLRSIAGRIQTVVGDLATQGERLQSLLSWRDPRATALFVIFCLVAAIVLYVTPFQIVALFTGIYVLRHPRFRHKLPSVPLNFFRRLPARTDCML, encoded by the coding sequence ATGCAGAGGCCTCCACCAGAAGATTTTCTGTTAAAGGAGACCAAACCCCACCTTGGAGGGGGAAAGGTCTCTGGGGACAAGCTCACTAGCACTTATGACCTAGTTGAGCAAATGCAGTATCTCTATGTGAGGGTTGTGAAGGCTAAGGACTTGCCAGCAAAGGATGTCACTGGCAGTTGTGACCCTTATACTGAAGTCAAGCTGGGGAACTACAAAGGCACTACTCGGCACTTCGAGAAGAAGTCTAATCCTGAATGGAATCAGGTTTTTGCTTTCTCCAAAGACCGCATTCAGGCCTCCATACTGGAAGTCACTGTGAAGGACAAGGATGTCGTGAAGGATGACTTCATTGGTCGTGTCTTGTTTGACCTCAATGAGATCCCGAAGCGTGTTCCACCGGACAGTCCTTTGGCACCGCAGTGGTATAGGCTGGAAGACAGAAAGGGTGACAAAGCGAAGGGGGAGCTAATGCTGGCTGTTTGGATGGGTACACAAGCTGATGAGGCGTTTCCCGAAGCGTGGCACTCAGATGCTGCAACAGTTAGCGGGACTGATGCTCTTGCAAACATTAGATCAAAGGTATATCTATCTCCTAAGCTTTGGTATTTGAGGGTTAATATAATAGAGGCACAAGACTTGCAGCCAAGTGATAAGGGTAGATACCCTGAAGTTTTTGTGAAGGCTACTCTGGGAAATCAGACCTTGAGGACTAGAATCTCTCAGAGCAGGACCATCAATCCAATGTGGAACGAGGATTTGATGTTTGTGGCTGCTGAACCATTTGAGGAGCCTCTGATTCTGAGTGTGGAAGACAGAGTTGCACCTAACAAAGAGGAGTCGCTGGGGAGGTGTGCAATTCCTTTGCAGATGGTGGATCGGAGACTGGATCAAAAGCCTGTTAATACTAAGTGGTATAATATTGAAAAGCACATTGTTATTATGGAAggggaaaagaagaaggaaatcaAGTTCTCAAGCAAGATTCATATGAGGATCTGTCTGGAAGGCGGTTATCATGTTTTAGACGAATCAACTCATTACAGCAGTGATCTTCGCCCAACTGCGAAACAGCTGTGGAAGTCCAGTATTGGAGTTCTTGAACTGGGTATATTGAGTGCTCATGGTTTGATGCCGATGAAAACAAAAGATGGTAAGGGGACAACTGATGCTTATTGTGTAGCGAAATATGGGCAGAAGTGGGTGCGGACAAGGACAATCATTGACAGCTTTGCACCCCGGTGGAATGAGCAGTATACTTGGGAGGTTTTTGATCCTTGCACTGTCATTACAATTGGTGTATTTGATAACTGTCATTTGCATGGTGGTGATAAGCCTGGAGGCTCAAAAGATTCCAAAATTGGGAAGGTAAGAATTCGTCTTTCCACCCTTGAGACTGATCGTGTTTATACACATTCCTATCCACTTCTAGTTCTTAATCCAAATGGGGTGAAGAAAATGGGTGAAATCCACTTGGCTGTAAGGTTTACATGTTCTTCTTTGCTTAATATGATGCACAtgtattcactacctttgttGCCTAAGATGCATTATATTCACCCACTAACTGTTAGCCAGCTTGACAATTTGAGGCATCAAGCTACTCAGATTGTTTCGATGAGACTGAGTCGTGCTGAGCCACCCTTGAGAAAGGAGATAGTGGAATATATGCTGGATGTGGGTTCCCACATGTGGAGTATGAGAAGAAGCAAGGCCAACTTTTTCAGGATTATGGGGGTTTTGGGTGGATTAATTGCTGTAGGAAAATGGTTTGACCAGATTTGCAACTGGAAAAATCCAATCACGACGGTGCTGATCCATATCCTGTTCATAATATTGGTCATGTACCCTGAGCTTATCTTACCCACAATCTtcctttacctctttttgattggAGTTTGGTACTACAGATGGAGACCAAGGCACCCCCCTCACATGGACACTCGCCTCTCTCATGCGGATTCTGCGCACCCTGATGAACTAGATGAAGAGTTCGACACATTCCCAACCACCAGGGCTTCGGACATTGTGAGGATGCGATATGACCGACTTAGAAGCATTGCTGGGAGGATACAGACTGTGGTTGGTGATTTGGCCACTCAAGGGGAGAGGCTGCAGTCTTTGCTCAGCTGGAGAGATCCAAGAGCCACTGCCCTCTTTGTGATTTTCTGTCTGGTTGCTGCAATTGTACTGTATGTCACCCCATTCCAAATTGTGGCCCTTTTCACTGGAATTTATGTGTTGAGACACCCGAGGTTCCGCCACAAGCTTCCTTCAGTGCCTCTGAATTTCTTCCGGAGGCTGCCTGCAAGAACTGATTGCATGCTCTGA